The Oligoflexus sp. genome contains the following window.
TCGTGCGGCGCTGATTCAAAGTATCGCGATCGCGCTTCATGGTATCAAGAGATTGGTTCACACGATTGCGGCTGAGCGTCATGTCCGCTTCCAGCTCGCTGCGGAAGGCCGTCAGCTTCTTGCTGGAACGCACCGTGCCGCAGTCCTGAACGCCTTGCGGGGCAGCCACCTGGCACTCGCGTTGACGCACAGTGTCACCTTCCAAAAGATAAAGGAAGGTGCGGGCCAGCTTCCCATCCTTATCGCTCAAATTCGTTGCGATGGATTTCACTGTGGAATCGGTTTGCTGGCTGTCAGAACACGCCGTCATCAACCCCAGAACACTCAGGAGCAAAGGCAACTTTTTCATGGGCAGAGATCCTCGAAATAAAATGAAGAGCAATTCAGACAAGCCCTTTGCGAGAAGAATGCCAGGCGTTTTGCATCCATTTTGGACAGGAATGCTGATGAAAGCGGCAGGATCAGGGCCGAAAAGGCTATTTTTAACCGATTTGACGCAGAAGAGACCCAAAGATGAGTACGATCTAAGAACATCTTAGTTAAGTGGACGATCGAATGAGGCCCCTGCCCGCGCCAGAGGCAGCTGGAGGACGAAGGTGGTATGAGGGGCCTCTTGATCGAAGAAGAAGAAGGCTCCGCGGTGGCTTTCCACGATCCCTTTGGCGATGCTGAGACCCAGGCCGGAGCCTTTGCCAATCTCTTTGGTGGTGAAAAAAGGCAGCATGATTTTTTCGGCCAGCTCGCGGGGTATGCCCGGCCCGGAGTCCACGACCCGCAGGGTGATGCTGTCGGCCTCGTGCCTGATCTGGATTTCAATCCAAGGATGACCGCCTTCCTGCATCCGGCAGGCGTCGAAGGCATTATTCAAAAGCTGCACCAGGACCTGGGTGATCGGTATCGGCCGGCAGATCATGCGCAGATCAGAAGGAACGGGCGTGACGCGCAAATGAAAGCCATGATTTTTGATGCGCGATTCACAGAACATCAAAGCGTCATCAATGATCTGCTGCACGCTCACGATCTGGGGTTCGGCCTGCCCATCATCACGAGCGAAGGCCCGCAGGCCCTGGATGATTTTCACAATGCGTGCGACGGTGACATCAATGCACTGCACCGCACTTTCCACGCCCTCCGCGTTCAAGGTTTGACGGCGGGCCTGCAGTCGCAGTCGATGAGCCTGACCCTGGATGATAGCCAAGGGATTATTGATTTCATGAGCGAGGCCGGCGGCCATTTCCCCTAAAATCGCCAGTTTTTCGGCGTGCAGGGCCTGGATCTTATGCTGCTCGATATCCTGGGCCACGCGGCGCTGTTCGGTCACATCACGAAAGAGCCAGATGTGTCCGCGATAAAGTTCGTTATCCAAAGTGGGAATGTAATCCAGTTCCAAAATCGCGTCATCGCGAGTCCTGAGTTCCTGGCAACTGCGCTTGCGCCTCTCCTTCATGAAATCTGTGACCAGCTCCATGAACTCCTGGGGCTGGCTGAAACAGTCCTTCAGATCCTCGATCAACGATTGCCGGTGATCACAGGCCTTGGCCGTTTCGAGGTCCAAGGCCGCGGGGAACATGCGCTTGAACCCTTCATTCAAATAAAGGACCGCACCCTCTTCATCCTCGATGAGCGCGGCGAATTCCATGTGATCCAAAAACGTGTGCAGCCTGCTCAGCGTCGCGCTGAGGTTGGCCGTATTCATCGACTCTTCGAGCTGGATCACGATCTGATCCGAAAGGCGCTTGAGCACCTGGATCTGTTCCGGCGTCAGTGTTCGCTGCACGTAGTCCATGACACAGAGCGTTCCCAGATTATGACCGCGCGAGGTAATCAAAGGCGCGCCCGCATAGAAGCAAACGCGCGGCTCTCCTGTGACCAGGGGATTGCCTTGAAATAAAGGATCTTCATGCGCGTTGTTCACGATGTAAACGCCATCGTGCAGGATCGCATGCGTGCAAAATGAAATGTCACGCGCCGTGCCTTTGAGATGCAAACCAACCTGCGCACGGAACCATTGCGCATCACTGTCGATCAGTGAAATTGCTGACGCTGGAGTTGCGCATATACTGGCCGCCAGCAGCGTGTAGTTGCCGTAGGATTTCTCCACAATATTTTCCATGGCTTTTAGACGCTTGAGTTCCAAAAGACGCTGAGGTTCATTGTGTGGACACAACGGGATTGTCACGGCTGCTCTCGATTTCGTTATACGTAAAGTATCTATAACAAGTTCGAGTGCAGGTAGCCAGCTCAATTCAGCAAACTTGAATCAAGGGGTGGAATGAGCCGCTCGTTCC
Protein-coding sequences here:
- a CDS encoding ATP-binding protein, yielding MTIPLCPHNEPQRLLELKRLKAMENIVEKSYGNYTLLAASICATPASAISLIDSDAQWFRAQVGLHLKGTARDISFCTHAILHDGVYIVNNAHEDPLFQGNPLVTGEPRVCFYAGAPLITSRGHNLGTLCVMDYVQRTLTPEQIQVLKRLSDQIVIQLEESMNTANLSATLSRLHTFLDHMEFAALIEDEEGAVLYLNEGFKRMFPAALDLETAKACDHRQSLIEDLKDCFSQPQEFMELVTDFMKERRKRSCQELRTRDDAILELDYIPTLDNELYRGHIWLFRDVTEQRRVAQDIEQHKIQALHAEKLAILGEMAAGLAHEINNPLAIIQGQAHRLRLQARRQTLNAEGVESAVQCIDVTVARIVKIIQGLRAFARDDGQAEPQIVSVQQIIDDALMFCESRIKNHGFHLRVTPVPSDLRMICRPIPITQVLVQLLNNAFDACRMQEGGHPWIEIQIRHEADSITLRVVDSGPGIPRELAEKIMLPFFTTKEIGKGSGLGLSIAKGIVESHRGAFFFFDQEAPHTTFVLQLPLARAGASFDRPLN